In Deltaproteobacteria bacterium, the genomic window AATGTCACCCCGCACACCGATGCGGGGACGGAATGACAGGAGGGTGCGGAATAAGGGAGGATAGACCCCCTTTGTATTCCCCCCTGAGAGGGGAAGGTAGGGGCAAGGGAGATGAGAATACAACATTTTCTTTCTTTTTCTGTCGCATTATGAAAATTTATGTTAAGAAAATACGAAATATTATGCGTTTAGAAAAAACCATCAACCATGTTTATCTGTGTAAATCGGTGCTAATCTGTGGCTAATATTCTTCCTTTCTACTTCAGAATTACCTTTCCCTCTGTCATTCCCGCGAATGCGGGAATCCAGAGGCTTAAATTCTTCTTTGCTTCAGAATAATTAGTTTATGGCTTTTCTATTAACCATCAACTTTTTATTCTCTCTTAATCCGTGTCCGCGGATTACAGCGGGGTTATTTATTGTGGTATTACCACTTCCACCCTTTGTCAAGTAGTTCCTTTAGAATAGGGAATATCTTCCAATAGTGAGCTCTGAATTCTCCTGCCACCTCTCCTTTTTTTACTGGAATAGGCTCAAAACAATCATAACCCGCCAATTCACTTCTTATACTTAACTCTTTGCTTTCTGGTACAGCATAGGCATGTACATCCAATATGCACTCGCCTTCCATAGCGGCGGCTGCTGCATTGTAAAAATCCACCAGCTTTTTAACCATTTCACACCTCCAATAAACACCTCAATCTACTTATCATTCTCTCCCTATGTGTTGCTGACCAATATATTCTATCACAAAGTGGACAAATAGAAAAGGATGGTATTGTTTTATATACATAAGGAGGAACTCTATTTTTTATCTTCTCTTTACAAATAGGCAAAAGTGGTGAGTTGCATATAAGGCAGCGAGAAAAAAAATTTTCTCTTCTTATTTCCAAGTGCAGTTTTTCTATTGTTTCTTTTAATTGTTCTTTAAGAAAAAAACTACTGATTAATATTACTTTCCCTCTCAATATTTTCCTCACTGCCAATCTTTTATCTGCAGTAAGCAATATTCTTCCTGTTTTTTCTACTTTTTCTATCAATTTTTCGTCTTTTATTTCTCTTTCGTATAAGGTGTCAAATCCCAATATTCGTAGCCATTTAGCTAATTTCCCCAACATTGCATCACATATCAGGTGTTCCATTTTTCAGTTCAAGTGCGGCATGAAGTGCCAATTTATAACTCAGTTTGCCCATTCCACAAATTATTCCCCGAGCAATATCAGATAGAAATGAAACATGTCTAAATGATTCTCTTTTGAATATATTGGACATGTGCACCTCTATAATGGGTATTTGAACAGATAAAACAGCATCTCTTATAGCAATACTGGTATGGGTATAAGCGCCGGCATTTATAATGAGAAAACCTATACTTTCCTCCTGTGCTTTTTGTATACGTTCTACAATCTCTCCTTCATGGTTGGATTGGAAGAATAATGCCTCTACATTTAATCTTTGCGCCTCTTTATATAACTCCTCTTCTATTTCTTTCCAGGAAGAATTACCGTAGGTATTTTTTTCCCTTTTTCCCAGCATATTCAAATTGGGTCCGTTGATAAACAATATCTTCATTATGCAGTGAATATCATCTTTTTTCCTCCCATTAAATGGAGGTGAAGATGATAAACTTCCTGTCCGGCATCCGGTCCATTATTTATAATTAATCTATAACCACTCTTATCTATATTCAAATCCTTAGCAATCCTGTTGGCAATAATTGCCATATCACCAATAATGTTTCTATTTTCATCATCCATATCGGCTACCTTTTCTATGTGTCTCTTGGGAACAATAAGAATATGGACAGGTGCCTTGGGTTTGATGTCTTTAAAAGCGAGATAGTTTTCATCTTCATATACCTTATCACAGGGCGATTTTCCTTCAATAATATCACAAAAGATACACACAATATCCTCCTTATCTGAATATGGTTTCTTTCCTTTTTGGACCGGTAGAAACCATTGATACTTTTACATTAAGCCTTTCTTCTATCTCTTCAATGTATTTTTTAGCACCGGAGGGAAGCTTCTCGTATTTTGTTATACCCTTTGTTTTATCCCAACCGGGCAATGTTTTATATATCGGTTTGTATTCACCATACATTTCTGTATTTGCAGGAATCTCCGTAACAATTTCTCCCTTGTATTCATACCCTATACACATTTTGAGTTGAGATAAACCATCCAAAACATCTAATTTTGTCAAGGCAATTTCATCTATACCGTTTATCATGCATGCATATTTTGCTATTACCAAATCTAAATTCCCGCAGCGACGTGCTCTGCCTGTGGTAGAACCGAATTCTTTGCCATTTTCTCTCAATATATCTCCTTCTTCTCCAAGAAGTTCAGTGGGGAATGGACCGCTCCCCACCCGGGTAGTATAGGCTTTCATAACTCCCATAACCCTGTGCAAACTCTTGTGTGGAAGACCTGAGCCAATAAATGCTCCTCCCACCGAGGGATGAGACGAGGTAGTATAAGGGTATGTGCCAAAATCTACATCCAGCATTGTACCTTGCGCACCCTCAAACAGAATATTCAATCCCTTTTGATAATAAAAGTTCACAAGATAGGTGGTATTATGAACATAGGGAGCTATTTTGAGTGCATAACTTCTATAGGAATCAAACATATCCTCAACACTTATAAGTGGCAAGCCGTAGGTTTTATGAATCTCGTTCACTTCTTTTACATTGTTTTCTACTTTTTCTCGCAGTCTATTTTCATCTTTAAGGTAAGCAGCTCTTATTCCTATTCGCGCATATTTATCCACATAACAGGGACCAATGCCCCTACCCGTTGTCCCTATCTTCTTGTCACCCAGAAGTGTTTCTCTCTTTTTATCCATACTTTTATGATAAGGCATAACGATATGTGCCCTATCGCTGATAAAAAACCTTTTTTTAAATTCAATCCCCATCTTTTTTAATACATCTATCTCTCGTAGAAGACTTTCGGGATCAACAACCATTCCATTTCCTATTATGCATATTTTATCTGGATAGAGCATTCCTGAGGGTATGTGATGAAAGATAAATTTGCCTTTATCCGTTATTATGGTGTGCCCGGCATTGGCTCCTCCTTGATATCTTATGACAACATCATAAGATGGAGCAAGTGCATCAACCATCTTGCCTTTCCCTTCATCACCCCATTGCATTCCTATTATCAATGTATTCACTCAACCACCTCTCAAAGTCTATCTGAATAAAAACTTCTCTATTTACATCATATACTTCTATATCCTTCTCTACAATCAAACACCACTTGTATCCCATTTCTCTTGCATAAACAAGAGAGTCTGCTACATTTCTCTTTATTATGTCCCTTACGGATGGAATTCCTTTTTCTCGCAGTATTTTACAAATCCTTCTTCCCTGTTTTTTGTCCCTTGTCGTATCTATAACAAACACTGTTTTTTTATCTATTTTGTGGATATTTAGTGACTGAACCACTCTGTCTAAGTTTAATGTAAATCCCGTAGCCGGAATATATTCACCCAAAAACTCTGTTATTTTACCGTATCTTCCCCCAATACATAAGGGCTGTCCTGTATTTTTCGCGTATATTTCAAAAGCAATTCCTCTATGATAATTTGTATTTTCGCAATAGAGCAGGTCCAAAAATACCTTTATGTAAGAGGTATCCACCTGAATAATGTCCAGAAGATCCACTAATTTATTTATCTCTGCTTTTAATTCCCCTTTTACATTTATCTTTTTGATTTGGTCTTTTTTAGTTATAGAAGAAAGGACATCTATCAAATCTGCAGTTTCCATTTCTTTCTCTTTCATCATAGATTTAGCTAAAGAGAAATTCTTCCTGGAAAAAGCAGAGATGAGTTGTCTTTTTAACTTTTTGTCTTTTGTTTTAACTATTGTATTTATAATTTCTGTATTCCCTAATCTTAAAACGAGACTGTTTATCCCTATTTTTTTAAATACTTTTGAAACAACCCCAATTATTTCCGCATCCCCTTCCAATTCTTTCAATCCAAGAAGTTCTACTCCGATCTGACGAAATTCTCTCATCAACCCTGCTTGAGGAGGCATATCTCTATAAACATCTTCTGCATAGGAAAATCTTAAGGGTAACAACTTCTCTCTTTTGTTTAGCACCATCTGCAGGATTTGCAATGAGACATCCGGCCTTAATACAAGTGTTTCTCCTGTATTTCTATCTGTCAATTTAAAAAATGTACTTTCAAATGGCTCAAACAACTCATTTCTCATATTTGCTTCATACATAAAAACAGGTGTGGAAATCTCTTCATATCCGTAAAGAGAAAAAAAATTTATTATTTCCTGTTCGATTTTCCTGCTTATAGCAGGCAATGGAGGAAATAATTCCCTTACACCGGAAGGAATACTATAAAAGGGTTTATCCATTGGAAAATATCTCCAGCAGACTTTTTGTTCCCTGGCCTAAAGAAAAGTGATATCCTAATTTCTTTAGTGCTATTTCTAATGCACCAATAGCCATTACAATATCCGGTTTGCCTATGTAGCCCATATGACTGATACGAAATATCTTTCCTTTTAAATCGCCTTGACCATTGGATATTTGAACCCCACATTCATCTTTCATTATTCTTACGATATTTGAGCTGTTAATGTCTTTAGGAGAGATAACAGCAGTTAGAGAATCGGCTGGTTTTTTAGACAATAGCTCCAAGCCCATTGCTTTCACAGATTCTCTTACAGCACGAGCCAAAAGGCCATGTCTTCTTATGGTATTTTCCAGCCCCTCTTCATACAAAATGTATTTCAATGATCTCTGCAAGCCCAGAAAGAGTGTTATGGCCGGTGTAAATAATGTATCTTTCTTGCTCAGCTCGCCCTTAATATCAAAATAGTAATGTGGAAGCTCTGCTCTTTTCATAAAATCTCTTGCCTTGCTGCTTACACTGATAAAAGAAAGCCCCGGGGGAAGCATGAGTGCCTTTTGTGAACCGGAGATGAGCATATCTATGCCCCATTCATCCGGTTTCATATCCATCACACCCACTGCTGTTATTCCATCCACTACATATAGAATGTCTGGATAATCTTTCTTTAACATTATTCCTATTTCATCTATGGGATGAAAGGTGCCGGTTGATGTTTCTGATGCTTGAATGTATACGCCCTTAATATTCTTTTCACTATCTATTATTCTTTTTATATCCTCTGGCCTTGTATAATCACCATATTCTACATTTAAGGGTATGTTTTTTACTCCGAAAGATTTAGCAATTTTACCCCATCTTTCACCAAATTTTCCGCCTTCTACTGTAACAATTTTATCTCCTGCACACATTGTATTGGAGATGGACGCTTCCATTGCCCCCGTACCAGAAGAAGTGAATATTGCAACCTCATTTTCCGTTTGAAAATATTCTTTAAGCATTTTTCTACAGGAGTAGATTACCTCTCTAAACTCGCCTGTTCTGTGATGGATTAGGCTCTGCATAGAGGTATTCACAAACGAAGGGATAGGAGTGGGTCCTGGTGTCATAAGGTATTTTTTAATTACCATTTTATATCCTTTATATCTCCCAATATTGTTAAGTGCATTTTATTCATATCTATATCATCTATAATCTCTACAATATTATCCATTTTTACATCTTCTATCTTTTTTATTACTTCCTCGGGTTCTATGTATCGACCAAAATATATCATATCTGTTCCCGCTTTTAACATTAGATTTTTCGTATCTTCTAAACCCAATATCATTTTCCCTTTTGAATATACCTTTGCTTTATGCAACTCTTCTGAGGAGATGTAGTTTTCCTTTATTTTTTCTATTTCTCTCTTTATCTCATCTACCAAGGTTTGCGTATTTTTCTTTGACGTACCTGCAAATATATAATTCAACCCTGTTTTCTTAAAAAAGCTTGCCGACGAGCTTATAGAATAAGCAAGTCCTTTTTCCTCTCTAATATGCTGGAACAGGTGAGAACTCATACTTCCACCAAGTATATTATTAAATAGTGAAACAGCGTATTTTCTTTCATTACCTATCGGACAGGTGGACCAACCTAAGATGATGTTACTCTGTTCCAATTTTCTTTGCACAATATCCTTACCCGGCGTGAATGTGGCTTGGTATTCTCCATTATTTATATTTTCACGAGAGTTGTATAACCACTCACCCTCCAATGCAGAAAGGGGTATATCTCTATGCTTTCCACCCATTGTAATTATAATATTTTCTTTTTTATAATACTTCTGCATAAATCTTATTAAGTTTTCTCTGGTATAGCCCCGTATTTTTTCTTTGGTTCCTAAAATAGAGCATCCAAGGTGAGAGAATTTATACGCATTTTTCATAAATACATCAAATACATACTCATCCGGCATATCCTGAGTCATATTTATCTCTTCTAAGATAACCTTTCTTTCCTGTTCTAATTCATTTTTATCTATTACAGATTGAGTAACTATATCTGTTAATATGTCCCAGGCTTCCAGAAAGTATCTTTCCCACACCTTCACATAAAAACATGTAAATTCACGGGAGGTAAAGGCGTTGATCACACCACCCAATGTATCCATCTGTTCTGCTATTTGACGGTAGGTCCTTTTTTTTGTTCCTTTAAATAACATGTGCTCAATAAAGTGGGACAATCCTTGCTCTTGTTTGTTCTCCAAAGCAGACCCCACTTTAACCCAAATACCGATACAAATACTATTCGCATCTTTTTCTATTTTTCTTATAGCAATGTTGTTTTTCATTTCTTGCTCACATTTTAAAGGAGAGCTTTCCTGGAAAGAGAAACTCTGCCATGCCCATCTATAGACAATACTTTTACCCTTACCTTATCTCCTACCCTTACTATATCAGACACTTTGTTTACACGGCTGCGGTCAAGCTGAGAAATATGAACCAAACCCTCTATGTTTGGTGATATTTTAACAAATGCTCCGTAATCCTCCACTCTGCTTACTATGCCCTCGTATATTTCACCTCCCTCAACTTTTTGAGCTAAGTCCTTTACCATTTTCACAGCTTCTGTCATGTCATTTGCCTTTTCGCAAAATATTGTCACCTCTCCATCCTGAGAAATGTTGATTTTAGCACCTGTTTGTTCCGTTATTTTTTTGATCATCTTTCCGCCAGGTCCAATAACATCCTTGATTTTGTCGGGAGAGATATTAATGATTTCTATTTTGGGGGCATGAGGAGAAAGACTTTTTCGTGTTTCGGGAAGAGCAGCGAGCATTTTGTCCAATACCTTTGCCCTTGCCTTTCTTGCCTTCTCTAAAGCTTCCGTAAGGATTTCTTTGTTCACTCCCTTTATCTTTATATCCATTTGCAAGGCGGTGATCCCATCCTTTGTTCCTGCAGCCTTAAAGTCCATATCTCCATAATGATCTTCCGCCCCTGTTATATCCGTTAATATACAATTTTTCTCTTCTTTTTTTACTAATCCCATTGCTATACCAGAAACGGGTTTGGAGATAGGAACTCCTGCATCCATTAAAGCAAGTGTTGTCCCACATACGGTGGCCATTGATGAAGAACCGTTGGATTCCAAAATTTCAGAAACAACGCGTATTACATAGGGAAACAGACTTTCCTGAGGCATAACAGCCTTGATTGCTCTATGAGCTAACGCACCATGTCCAATTTCTCTTCTTCCTGGAGGGCCAAGCCTTCCAGTTTCTCCTACACAAAATGGAGGAAAATTGTAATGCAACATGAACCTTTCATTCTCTAAGCCTGATAATGTATCCAACATCTGACTTTCACCACTTGCTCCCAATGTTGTAGTAACTAATGCTTGTGTTTCTCCTCTGGTAAACAAGCAGGAACCGTGAGTGCGGGGAAGTACCCCTATTTCACAGGTAATCGGTCTTATATCATCCAATCCTCTGCCGTCTACCCTAACTCCGTTTTCTAAAATCTGCGTACGTGCAATTTCTCTCACCGCATCCTCAAAAACAGTCTTTATTAGAAGATGTTCATAGCTGTCTCCCAATTCTTCCATTACCCCTTTTTGCACTTCATACAACGCATCTTTTCTTTCTATCTTTGTTCTTATATTGATCGCAGCAGCAATCTTCTCCCTATAATGTTCTATTTCTTCTTTTAACTCTTCACTTGCTTGCACTGGGACATATGCTCTCTTTCCTTTTCCTGCTTTATCTATTAATTCTTTTTGCATCACTATAATTTTATTTATCCATTCTTGTCCAAAAAATATACCATTTACTATTTGTTCTTCAGAAAGCTCATTGGCTCCGGCTTCAATCATTGCCACAGCATTTTCGCCACCTGCAACAATAAGATTTAATACACTTTCCTTAAGTTCTGTTGCCGTAGGCAGAATGATAAATTTGCCTTCTTTTAATCCTACTCTAATCCCTGCAATGGGACCTGCGAAAGGAATATCAGATATAGATAAAGCACAGGAAGCAGCACAAATGCCTAAAACACCAGGATCATTCTCTCCATCTGCGGAGATAACAGTAACAACAACCTGCGTATCCTGTTTATAATCCTTAGGGAAAAGCGGCCTTAAAGCCCTGTCAATAAGACGTGAGTTAAGCGTATCTGTGTCAGTGGGTCTTCCTTCTCTCTTTAAGAATCCTCCCGGAATTCTTCCCGCTGCATAGAATTTTTCCACATAGTTTACCGTAAGCGGCATGAAGTCTACATCTAATGGTTCTTCTTTGGATGAAACTACGGTAGCAAGAACGATTGTTTCACCTATCGTAGCTCGCACTGCACCATCTGCCTGCTTTGCCCACCACCCCGTCTCAAAAGTGATTTTCTTTCCCCCTATCTCTCCTTCTATCTTTATAGGTTGCATTTTATCCCCTTATGTGAAGACGAGAGATAATATCCTTATACTTTTGAAAATTGTCTCTTTTAAGGTAATTAAGAAATTTTCTTCTTCTGCCAATAAGTTTTAATAAACCTCTGCGAGAATGAAAATCCTTTTTGTGTACTTTAAAATGTTCAGTAAGATACCTTATCCTCTCTGTAATAAGAGCAACCTGTACTTCTATAGAACCCGTATCTTTCTCGTTTACTCCAAATTCTTTGACTACTTCTTGTTTTCTTTCTTTTGTCAACATTCATCCACCTCTTTTCTTACTATAGTTCAGTTATTAGAATAAACATGATACAAAAACTACTGCATTTTGTAAAGCTTTCTAATTGCATCAATATAAAATCTATATGATGCAACAGGCATTTACCTTTCTTCTGTGTATTTTTATCCCATATGGTGGGCTTAATACTTCCGTGGCTTGCCGTGTTTTGTGTCGTAAAAAGCTCCAGTTTTTACGACCAAACCTGCGGTTTGTGTCACAAAAACCTCCAGTTTTTACGACCAAACCTGCGGTTTGTGTCACAAAATTTTAATGGAGGTAAAATTTTACGGAGTAAGGCAATGCCTTTGGTCACAAAAAGCTCCAGTTTTTACGACCAAACCTGCGGTTTGTGTCATTCCCGCGAATGCGGGAATCCAGATTCCGTGTCAAGCACGGAATGACAGGGAAAGAGTGTCATTCCCTCTTCCTCTGTCATTCCCGCGCACGCGGGAATCCAGACTCCAGATTCCGTATCAAGTAATGTCACCCCGCACACCGATGCGGGGGCGGAATGACACGGGGGTAAAATGACATCTAATGATACCCCACGGCAAACGGCGGGGCATTTTATTGACATGGAGTCATTATTTTGTTAGCATTTGCTTTGGGAATGTTATGAAAAAAATAGAAGCGGTGATAAAACCATTCAAGTTGAGCGCTGTAAAAGAAGCGTTAAATGAATTAGGAATAAAAGGGCTTACTGTTGTTGAAGTGAAAGGTTATGGTAGGCAAAAGGGACATACAGAGATATATCGAGGTTCGGAATATGTTATAGATTTCCTTCCGAAGGTAAAGATAGAATTGGTTGTCCCTGATGAGATAGCCAACAATGCAGTAAATGTAATTATTGAAAATGCTCACACCGGACGGATAGGTGATGGAAAGATATTTATTAGCCCTATTGAAGAGGCGATCAGGATAAGAACCAAAGAAAAGGGCGAAAAGGCTCTACTTTGAGGTTCAGGCTTTTTTTAGTTCATCTGTTAATTCTTTCATTAATTCTTTAACTGATATGATGCGGTCTATTCTCCAGGCATTATAGCCGGCGAAGGTAAAGCCATCTTTTAGATTGCCCTTCTGGGCATTGGTTAAAGCTAAGGCAATACAATAAGGAGCTTTTTCTATTCTGGCATCTTTTAAATAGTGAAATACACACTTAAAAGGTTTTTTCTCTCCTCTCTTCACACTCTCTAAAAATTCATTGTTTATTGCTCTTCCTGGCATACCCAGAGGACTTTCAATGAGAACAACATCTTCTTTTTTTGCCTTTATGTAGTTTTTCTTAAACTCTATAGAGGCATCACATTCATGTGTAGTGACGAATCTGGTAGCCATTTGAACACCAGATGCTCCCATTCTTAAAAATTTAGCAATATCGTATCCTGTATAGATGCCTCCAGCGGCAATCACCGGTATCTTTTTCCTATACTTTTCTTCAAGCTGTCTTACCACTTCTAAAACCTCTTTTACTAAATCTTCTAATTTAAACCTGTTGTTTACCAGGTCTTCCATTTTGAATCCCAAATGTCCACCTGCCAATGGCCCTTCTACAACAAAACCATCAGGAACATAATTGTAATGTTTTATCCATCTTTTGCTGATTAAATTAGCCGCTCTGCCTGAGGAGACGATAGGAACCAGTGCTGTTCTACTGTCTGGATAATAGGATTTAAACTTTGGTAAAGTTAAAGGCAATCCTGCTCCAGAGAAGATGATATCTATATTTTCTTTTAACGATACATTTGCCATAACTTCGTAATCATTGGTAGAAACCATTATGTTTACCCCTATGATACCTTGAGGTGCTAATTTTCTCGCTAAATGTATTTCTCTCTTCAGTACCCTGCTGCTTGCTCTAAAATAGTGTTGAGCTCCATCTGGTTCTAACATCCCTATACCGGCTGTAGCAATAATTCCTATTCCACCTTCTTTAGCTACGGCTGAGGCAAGCCTGTGTAAAGAAACACCTACGCCCATACCTCCCTGTATAATGGGTATGCGGGCTATATGATCACCTATTTTCAATGTAGGTATATTCAACTTTCCTCCAATATAAAGAGTATCTCATTTTTACCTCTATAGAAAAAAAATTCAAGTGGGTTTTTCTTCATAGAGCATATGAGCAATAGTAAAAAGCTTATCTTTGCTGGTTATATCTCCTGCCATCTCCGGTATGATCTTTACCTGTGCATCGGCTCTCTTGATAAGGTCCTCTTTCCACTTTAATTGTTGCTCTCTTTTTTGTTTTAAAAAATCATTTCCCTTACATACATCTTCTGGAAATATACGATTGAGAATGTAGCCGTTTAGTTCTATTCCATATTTTGTAATGGATTTCCCTATAAACAGGGCCTGTTCCACAGGCAGCCTTTCCGGATTTGCTACAATCCAGGTGGAGGCATTGGTGGATAGCATATTCAAAACATGTTCGGTGAGTTTTCTCCAATTTTTAATGAGTTCTAACGGTTCTCCTTCCGGTTTTCTCTTGATCTTAGAAAATATTCCCTTTAAGCTTAAATACAGTTTTTGTGCTTCTCCCAAGTGTGAGTAGAAGAGATACTGAATATTTAAAAGATTTAAGGTGGAAGCAGTAGGAGCTGTATCCCATACGATATAATCGTATCTTTTTGATTTTACCGCTTCTAATACATAATCCAGCATGAACTCCTCATCCAAACCGGGCGCACCTTCCAGATAATCGAGAATGTCTCTTTCTACCGGAAATAAGGATGAAACTACAGTGTATACCTCATCGCCAAATCTTTTTCTCCACAATTTCAAAATAACGGGACGGGTAAGTTCTATAACATCTAAATTTTTATCCACATTTATTATCTTATCCCTAAATTCTACATTGAATATGTTGGATAGAGAACCGGCAGGGTCTGTGGAAACTAAAAGGACTCTTTTGTGTTGAGAAAACAAAAGAGCTGTAGCTACGGAGGTTGTTGTTTTTCCTACCCCTCCTTTTCCAGTGAACATTACAATCTTTCTCATCTTATCTAATATAACTCAGATGTGGTGGAAAAAGCAATAGCTTGACAGAAATAAGAATATTTCGTAAGAAAATAAAATGATTTATAAAACATTGATCCAGCTTATAGGGAATACTCCTCTTTTAAGGATAAACAAATTGTGTAAGAACAATGAAATATTTGTAAAGCTGGAGTGTTTTAATCCCTGGTTCAGCATAAAGGATAGGGCGGCTCTTTCAATGATTGGAGACTTAGAAAAAAAAGGAGTAATAGGAAAGGGAGAT contains:
- a CDS encoding nitronate monooxygenase, encoding MNIPTLKIGDHIARIPIIQGGMGVGVSLHRLASAVAKEGGIGIIATAGIGMLEPDGAQHYFRASSRVLKREIHLARKLAPQGIIGVNIMVSTNDYEVMANVSLKENIDIIFSGAGLPLTLPKFKSYYPDSRTALVPIVSSGRAANLISKRWIKHYNYVPDGFVVEGPLAGGHLGFKMEDLVNNRFKLEDLVKEVLEVVRQLEEKYRKKIPVIAAGGIYTGYDIAKFLRMGASGVQMATRFVTTHECDASIEFKKNYIKAKKEDVVLIESPLGMPGRAINNEFLESVKRGEKKPFKCVFHYLKDARIEKAPYCIALALTNAQKGNLKDGFTFAGYNAWRIDRIISVKELMKELTDELKKA
- a CDS encoding ArsA family ATPase, which produces MRKIVMFTGKGGVGKTTTSVATALLFSQHKRVLLVSTDPAGSLSNIFNVEFRDKIINVDKNLDVIELTRPVILKLWRKRFGDEVYTVVSSLFPVERDILDYLEGAPGLDEEFMLDYVLEAVKSKRYDYIVWDTAPTASTLNLLNIQYLFYSHLGEAQKLYLSLKGIFSKIKRKPEGEPLELIKNWRKLTEHVLNMLSTNASTWIVANPERLPVEQALFIGKSITKYGIELNGYILNRIFPEDVCKGNDFLKQKREQQLKWKEDLIKRADAQVKIIPEMAGDITSKDKLFTIAHMLYEEKPT